ACTCTGTTCAATCTGTAACTAACAAAATGTATCACATTAATAatcataaatatgtttttgtgactGATGATTTCTCTGCTTACACTTCTGAGACGGATATGAGCTCCGTCTTCATGTAGCCGGTCCTCTCTGGGTTCTCGCAGTCCATGGGCTCCGAAGCTGGAAGTCAGTTAAACACagattaaactttaaaaatTTGAAagttttgtataaaaatgttACACATATTGTTACTGGgtaaattaaacaaacagtgtgtAAAGTAATCAGTTGGGTGGAgtttggcagtggtggaaaaagtgttcagatcctttactagtaaaagtagtgataccacactataaaaatactgaatagGTACTGAAGTATTGACAGCAAAATTTACTGAAAGTATCAAAATTATGCAGAAAATCTAAAGTGTTTGATGGTgtttttttatactgtatataatatattgtgAATGTGGTGGCAGTAGGGAGATTTGtgtttgtaatttaaataaataagttgcaaaaataaatgctctagaaatgaatgtctgtagctTGGAACAAGGAAGAATAAGAATactataatacaataatacttaagtaaataagttcatttgcataaaaaaaaaaagcttcagtaGCTTCAGTATtcaaatgtagtaaatgtaccACTGGATTTTAGTGACTTACTCTCTGTGGGTTTGGGGTAGTACTTCCCGAAGGCCTTGTCTTTTGGGATGTTGGGGTAGAGGAAGCGGAGCGGGTTCTCGGGGATGTTCTCGGCGGCCATCACCTTGTAGGTGCGGATGATGTCGGGCAGAGAGACGGCGGACAGCTCCTTCTTTGTGTACGGCTCCACAGAGTGGAAGAGCGGCTTGTCTGGTTTCAGAAAGAGATGCGTTAAAAACCTGCTCTTCAACTCAAACTTTAACCTTTAACCCCTATTGATTAGAAAAAGTTGATCATCATGGATGAGTAATATCCACCTTATGTTTCCCAACAGCATCTTTAAACCTCCTGTCTAGTCCCTATGTGTTGACTTCTGAccactattttgataatcaaatcaTCGTTTTATTCTTTTAAGCAAAAATTCAAAATCTTTGCTCACCGTGGACATCATGTTCGATCCAGGTGAAGGTGATAGctccctccctgctgctctcactGAACCGGAGCAGGAAGGTACCAGGACACTTGTCACTCAGCAGagccttctccctctccttacTGATGAAGCCCATGATggagctgcacacagacagaaaaacactcacacactgagaaaGGTTTACTCCTCTCCCTGTGGATGTTGTAGCACAATCACAACAGCGCTCACCCGTCGTTCCAGAGGGACAGCAGATGTCTTTTAATCACATCCAGGATTCCTTCGATCCACAGCCAGAAGGGAAAAGCTTTCTCATTGGCactctgctgcaggacaaaTGAAAAGGGGTTTAGTTTAGCAAAGATACAATGCAGACATGTAGcagaaagaataaaataagtataaaataaaatacaaacctGAAAAAATAAGATCATGTCGAATCATAAAAGTCCTCAGAGTTTactatatttttaattaaaaaccaGCTCACCTTGCAGAACTTGGTCCAGGGGATTTGTCCCTCTGGGTTCCTCTGGGCTTTGGCTCCTACAGAGAAACAGTCAGGGTTTACATTACACTTCATTTTATCATTAGTATGAGCTTTGGTTGAATCAAGCTGTGGATGTGTGGCTTTAGTTGGGTTTTTGGGTTTTACCGAGCAGTTTGTCAGCTAGCATGTTGAGCTGCTCCTGGTTCAGGCCTCGCTTGGTGACGGAGGAGAACTGCCAGCTGAGAACCTCGGACAGCTGAGACCACTTCGCCGGTGGAGGAGTGAGGAAGAACTTCAGAttctgaggatgaggagagaagaagaggaaacttAATTAATATGCATGTCAAACATTCCTGACAAGGATTTTTAAAGCCAATATTTGATAAAAATCGTATATTTCATGaagacaacataaacatttgtaGCAAGGACACCTTAATGTTGGTTATAAAAGAGCTAAaatctatttgtgtgtgtgtgtgtgtgtgtgtcctcacttTGGGCTCTGTGGTCAACATGTTGTACCAGAGGATGGAGGCCCAGCCGCTGGGCAGCTGACATACGTTAGAGATGACCACAACAGGCAGAGACATGgcctacaacaacaacaacaacaacaacaacaacaacctcacATCAAAATCCAGAGTAAATAAGAAGCCAGTCTTTCATTTTTCCCAGGAAGGGAAGACTGTAGAGTGTCCCAGTGAATAATCTCCGACAACATAGAGtatgtaatgtttgtgttgagTTTCTGTCGTCTGGTCTCACCTCCAGTTTGATGTTGAGTCCCGACTGGTTGAGTTGCAGCTCCGACTCAAAACTGAGCGAGTGAAGCTCCTCTGTGACGATCAGAGGAccctgaacaaacacacacacacacacacactcagctcacacaaaaaataaaaaacacacgaCAAAACTCGAGTTTTGTACGCAAAGTAATTATGCTTCTTTTAGACCTAAAATCGACAAAAAAATTTGTATTAGATAAAATTGTAAAGCTCTTCTGCAACACACATCATTAACTGAATACTTGAAAGTTGTTGATGATTAATAAGAGACTAGAAATAAGGTTTTTGTTTATAGAGAAATTAGTGTCTCATTGTCTCCATGCTCAATCTGCACGCTTTCATGTTAAGAGTAgatttaacattcatttttctcctcctcatttttattcttaatcTTCTTGCCCTCTAACCAGTGgtgtaaagtaactaagtacatttactcaagtactttacttaggtacagttttgaggtacttgagtatttatattccattttatgatacttctactccactaaatCTCAGAGGCAAATTTACTTTAACTTCACTGCATTAATCTGCCttctttagttacttttcagatgaagattttacataaaaaacagatATGACAAGTTATCTCAAGAttcattttcttgttattttcGGATACTTTGataaatatcttgttttgttttctcatgaaGACCAGAGCAAGTATTTCTCTTGACAACATCAGCAGGATCACTGAGGCTCTTACCTCATTTGTTCGGTTGCCGGCAACTTTCTGCTCTTTCAGTTGCTGCGTGGTGAACAAGAACAAGTTAGAGACACAGGTTTTTACAAGACTTTGTTTCACACGTTTCAACTTCAGCCAGTTTTTgatgtgtgtggtttttatttGAACGTTTTAACCCGCCAGCTGCATTCCTCATcaaaattacagttttataacatTTAAGTTTTCTAATCCCACTGTGAAATGATTTATCCACTAGCTAAATCTAAATAATCAAAAACTCTCAAAAATTAAAACCCACCACAATTGAATGCCTTATTTTAttgaacaataaaaatatatcaaagtacagtgcatccggaaagtattcacggcgcttcactttttccacattttgttatgttacacccttattccaaaatggattcaattaatttttttcctcaaaattctacacacaacaccccataatgacaatgtgaaaaaagtttttttttaatttttgcaaattcattaaaaataaaaaactaagaaatcacatgtacataagtattcacagcctttgccatgaagctcaaaattgagctcaggtgcatcctgtttccactgatcatccttgagatgtttctgcagcttaattggagtccacctgtggtaaattcagttgattggacatgatttggaaaggcacacacctgtctatataaggtcccacagttgacagtgcatgtcagagcacaaaccaagcatgaagtcaaaggaattgtctgtagacctccgagacaggattgtctcgaggcacaaatctggggaaggttacagaaaaatttctgctgctttgaaggtcccaatgagcacagtggcctccaccatccgtaagtggaagaagttcggaaccaccaggactcttcctagagctggccggccatctaaactgagtaatcgggggagaagggccttagtcagggaggtgaccaagaacccgatggtcactctgtcagagctccagagttcctctgtggagagaggagaaccttccagaaggacaaccatctctgcagcaatccaccaatcaggcctgtatggtagagtggccagacggaagccactccttagtaaaaggcacatagcagcccgcctggagtttgccaaaaggcacctgaaggactctcagaccatgagaaacaaaattctctggtctgatgagacaaagattgaactctttggtgtgaatgccaggtgtcacgtttggaggaaaccaggcaccgctcatcaccaggccaataccatccctacagtgaagcatggtggtggcagcatcatgctgtggggatgtttttcagcggcaggaactgggagactagtcaggatagagggaaagatgaatgcagcaaagtacagagacatcctggatgaaaacctgctccagagcgctcttgacctcagactggggcgacggtttatctttcagcaggacaacgaccctaagcacacagccaagatatcaaaggagtggcttcaggacaactctgtgaatgtccttgagtggcccagccagagcccagacttgaatccgattgaacatctctggagagatctgaaaattgctgtgcaccgacgcttcccatccaacctgatggagcttgagaggtgctgcaaagaggaatgggtgaaactgcccaaagataggtgtgccaagcttgtggcatcatattcaaaaagacttgaggctgtaattgctgccaaaggtgcatcaacaaagtattgagcaaaggctgtgaatacttatgtacatgtgatttctcaggttttttatttttaataaatttgcaaaaatctcaaataaacttttttcacgttgtcattatggggtgttgtgtgtagaattttgaggaaaaaaatgaatttaatccactttggtataaggctgcaacataacaaaatgtggaaaaagtgaagcgctgtgaatactttccggatgcactgtatctaAAGCGAAAAACACTCTTCTTACCAGATGTCTGAACTCGGCTGCCAGGCTGCCGTTCGACTCCTCCATGTTCATAACTTTGGTGTTtgtccccaaaatgttgaacttccGAAACCTGAGATTAGCCACGACATCGATAAGTCAATTAATTAGGTTAACAAtcatttattcaacattttcatatcaCTGTCCTAATTTATGtttacttaataataatactataagTGGAAGTATCCACAGTAGATGTAGTTGTGATAGTATTACTTGAGACAtacttgaatgtgtgtgtgtgtgtgtgtgtgtacatagtTTTGAGACGTaccctttcttctctgtaaCATCTCTGGAGGAAAAGTGAAGAGATTTATTTAACAACACGttcaaacacatgcaggtaTCAACAGTTTTAAGCAAGTAAATGAACCTTTGACCGCAGCTTACTTATCAAACACAGCCTTGACTTTCAGCTGGTAGTTAAACTCCTGCAGCTTCACCAGGAACCtgagagaacagaaacaaaaacaagatattcaactgaaacaggaaatgatgcagatctgcagaggaagagCGGGCTTGAAAACAAACCATACATTATTTAAGAAATAGGATGAAATGACTTCCTGTAATAACAGATATTGTCTCTGCACGTTGTTCTTGATGTTTTATTTgggtcatttttcacacaaaaacaggatAAATTCataacacaaagcagaaaaaagaaaaaaaaatttaagTTGAAGCTCAGTTTTGACatcagtaatgtgtttttttttgtttcttaccGGAGTTTCACAGTGAACTGGACACCTGTTTTCAGCACCAGGGGTCTCTGTGGGTGGGTGGGCATGCAGGGCTGCCTCTCTACAACCagagagctgcacacacacacacacacacacacacacacacacacacattattgtttCGTACATTTTGATTCCAAGACTActacagacaaaaaacattattttaaatatttattttttaatcaataataagGAGATGAATAACTTGCATGTAAGACGTTCCCTACTTGGAGAGGAGGTTCTTGAGGAGTTCCAGAGCTCGGGCCTCCAAGAAAGcctttttctgtgtgatggGGTCGCTGTCGTAGGTGAATTTCTGCTCCAACTCCTGCAGCTTCTTCAGGTGCTGACGAACCTGCTGGAGACTCTCTGCTACGGCTGTgaacctgcaggaggaggaagacgaggaagatgaagaggaggaggtagaggtggagggaggaggaggagtagaaatataggaggggggagaaagaagaggaaggaggagagaggaggagggaggaagagagagagagatgaggaggaggaggaaagaggagtaagtggatgaggaagatgaagaggagagaggatgaggaggaggagggaggaagaggagggggtggaggaaggaggaagagtaGAAATataagaggtggaggaggacgaggaaggaggagagaggaggaggggtatttgtttatttatctgttgttgttgttgtttgtttgattgttgttgttgttgttgttgttgttgttgtggacgCAGGAAGTCTCACCAGTTCTGCAGCTGGTCCACGCAGGCGTTGGGCGGCCCGCCGATGCAGGCGATCTGCTGCCGCTGCTTCCACTCGGGCAGCTCCTCAGAGATCAGGTCTGACAGCAACGCCTGACTGACGTTCAGGAGGTCGGTCAGCTGGATCACCACGTCCTGACAAACAGTGAGGACAGCATTTCACAAACAGCTCGttcatttcacatcatttcaCCAAACTTCTCAGTATCAACACGTCTCCGTCTGCTCACCTGTCGTTTGGCTTTCAGGTCAAAGCCCATCCTCCCAACtgtcatcctctctttctccagctccttTGGTGTCATGCCGTTCATTTCATTctctacagaaacacaaataaatcagAGTTTAGCTtgtcttagcttagcttaactaTCTTTTTCTATACTTTTTCTTACTGTAGAAGAAAACATATGACCGACCCCCCCAGGGAATCACAACttaacaaaacatcaaatatttacatgtaCACCAGTTTCTCCAATTTGTGAGACATTTTTCTCACCTCTGTTCTTCAGAGTGTTGATTTTAAAGTCGTACTCATCCTGCAGATCTTCTAGGTTCTTAATATTCTGATCCGCCATCTGAGGAAGAAGATTTAAAGATTGTACTAAAATCTGATCCTCAGGTGCATCAcatcaagaaaaagaaaagaccaGATTCCTGTGACGGAGTTCTTATTCCATTTCGTCTTACCTGGACTCTGTCTTTCATCTCCTTCACTTTGTTGTCCAGCTTCTGTTTCTCCACCACCATGGCCGACACCGTCACCTCACCCTCCTGCTGCAGACAGGAAGGGGACACTTTACTAATAAAGTTTTAGTAGAAAAAAAGCTTTGGGACAATTAGTTGTGTTGAGTGTTAATTTATCATGCACATTTTACATGGtctgctgacctgctgtgcactgatTAAAAGTAGATAATTTGTTAAAATCAATTAACTCGAAGTGTACCAATTGaacatattatatttatatttagtgcagtaaagcaataaaaaaggtgttttggctttgaatatttcactcgttataaaacaattaaaacatttacagtcagtGGATTGTATTCCACTACAGTGACTCTATTctaagacattttttaaaaagataaaagatgttCTGAGCTGCAGGTTTTACCTCGGCACTTTTCGCAGTGGCCAGGATCTTCTGCTCCTCCTTTAGGTTTCTGGAGATGATCATGGCCATGTGGACCGGATCTTCCTGGAACCGATCCTGGTGAGACAATCGCTCTACATTTAGAATTCATCACCAACTAAACTACTACGCATGACACAAAGAGATTAGTCTCTGGTCCAGCTGGGTCCAGGGTCTGACCTGCAGGTTCCTCTTAATCTTGCGGATGttgtgctgcagcaggaagttGTTCTCCAGGGCGAAGCGGCTGTGTTGGTCGTCCAGCTGAGCCAGGAGGTCGTGGAACCTGACGGTAGCCAGAGAGTCCTGAAACGCCACCGTGTCCCTTAAGATGGATAACTTCATTAATAAGAGAAAACCCAATTCTAAAGGGGTCACTGATAAGGTCTGATGtcaattaatttacatttatcTAATTATTAATGATTctatatttcaaataaatacaaatctttCTACTTTCTACACAACATTATGAAAAGCAACATCACCAGTGAAGAGCTGAAATAATAaatctattaatcatttatttgcttttcgTCATTTTTCAGGCAAAGACGCCGAAtattgtgataataataatgattatagattatcaaatgtgaggatttacttttactgcttttttctgatattaaagtaaaaagaaggtaatttaaatatcttaaataagttaaactgttggtttgacaagacaagacatttaaagatgtcaccttTGATTTTGAGAAATTGTAATGAGCAGTTTactcaccattttctgacattacaTAGACAATCAATTAACTAATAAATTGAAAAagattaatcaaaataaacagaaacccGTCACTCAAGTTTCCACACAGTGCAACAGTCAGTGTTTGTCGTCTTACCAGTCGATGCTCTCAATCCACCTGCTCAGGTACTGTCGGATGTCCATCGGGAACGAGTCATCGTACAGCTGGTCCACCTGCTCCAGGTACTTGCAGTCCAGCATCTGGAGCTGGCACCACTGCGCCATCTTCTGGTGAACAAGAGCAGCTTCATGAGGGTTCAGGGATCCAGCATTTACAAGATATAATAACTGTTTATAATTGAATGCAATTTCTTCTTCAAATTACAATGTGCAGTACTACTGTGGCTtcagtttcacacatttctcaacATGATTGTATTTCGAAATTGTGGTGTTGCAACTCCCTACTGCATTATGTTTTCCTCATCTAATTTACGCTTGCTTTGTTGTATTCTGTCCCTTCTTACCTCTGCAACCTTCCAGTGTTCCCACAGCAATCAATTAAGTTTCATCTAATCCCTAAAGTCATCTTAAAACCTTGAAAATATAAGAATAATGCAATAATTTAATCTGTTTCCCACCCTCCTTCCCCAGATGTGAAAAGGTCAGGGAGTTCTGGAACTTGAAGGAATCCAATGTTTTGCTCAAGTGCACTTCAGCAGAGTGAAAGGTTTAAATCCATCTCCTCTCTTTACTCAATACACCAAACCAGCTGCTTGTTTCGAGAAAGAAACTTGAAAATCAGAACTGCTGACTCGATAATTACTATGGGCCAAGTCCTTGCTCCTGCCTCACTTATTTCTGCTCACAGAAAAATTGTTAAATCAGTAACTAAAACCAAGAGGTTTGAGGATGTTAATTCAGGTTTAGATGAAAAGTCCAACATCTGAGACTTTAGAGTCGTGTGTTAAACATTTTGTGCTCTTTTAATGGAAAATCCAAAAAAGCAAGACAACTAATTGAAGAACATAGCCACCCTAAAAAAGAAAGACGTGGATTTGACCCATTCTTGCATTTGAAAAGATGAAGATATTTAGACAGATTAACTGCAACAGGTTCATAAAACTTCTTCAAAGCTTCTTCAACTAAACGAGAAAAATTAAGGTTATTGTTGCATCAAAccttattttgtattattcaacattttcaataactcaatgttattattattattattattattattattattattaatattcttattaatattattattattttcattataaggTGAATGTAGGAGGAGAGGTCCTCATAAGTTTCATTTCCCCCACTTGTGTCACTCTGCCTCCAGCAGAGTCTAAAAATATCCTCCAACAGAAATCTTCCTGGACTCACCTGGCTAGATGTCACCTGGCTAGTTTTCGCAAACCAAATTCGGTCAAGAAATGTGATTCTTTTAAGGATTTCTATATCGCCATAAATACCAGCGTCATAGAATAAAACATAACACTTTATCCAAATGGTTATTTTTCACTGGTGAATTCGGCCTACATGTAATTCACCTGGTgtaacatataaaatataattaattacGACATTTGAGACAGTTTGGCAGTTAATAACTAACGTTTCAGACTCCAAGTGGTGTGTGAATATTTTTCACTGCTGAATTCGGCCTACATGTAATTCACCAGGTGTAAcatacaaaatgtcatgacGACATGTGGGACAGTTAATAGCTAACGTTTCAGACTTCAAGTGGTGGGCGGTGACGGATTCCGTAAACGCCGATAAAAAGTGGAATTTTTATAGAAATAACTGCTGTTAGGTATAGCGCATATACAAGTGGAAGCTAGCGACGTATAACTGTCCTTTAATGCCTTTCTAAGAGTTGTTATTCGTTTTACGTTATCGACTAACGTCAGCAAAGACGAGTTcgactagctaacgttacttaATTTCGTAGGTTAGTTGGCTTATGTGTATCTCAATAAACGTGAGTGAACAGACagggctaacgttagctacataTCGTCACGGCGTGAAGAAGTAAGTTGTTAAACTTACCTTTTATTTTGAGGAAACGTGTGTAATTTCTGACAGAAATTAAGTTTTATTGCCGTACAGGTTTTTAGAAAACTGTGCAACGAATGTGCCAGCCTACTTCTGTAAATGAAGTGTGTCGAACAGAACGGAAACAGCTTCAGCCAATCACCGATTAGAATTTGTGACATGTGCCCGCCCTTTTACTtttgacagccaatcagaacgaTGGAAAACGGCTGTTCTGTCAGTTAGCATGCATTCCATAATAACgtttaaaacaaagtgtgtatATTGGTTTTCTTGTAAATTTAGCAGTATGAGATCAAGACTGAACACACGCTTTATTTTTTCATAGCCTCTAAAGGTGTCAAACTAtttgcaaaatatattttaaatgactAAAAGCAAAATAGTGTAGAGTTTTCGGGGGGGGGAAAGCCAATAAACATAAGAGCTTACAGTGACCACGTGttttcagagaaagagaaagtaacCCAGACACCCATAACTCTGAAACTAAAACCTATGATAGTTTATGATAAACATCAGTCTGCACATAGCTATGGTCATTTTATCGAAAATAAGATAATTTCCAAAACATATGATTTGAAAATAAGACTTTATTTAAGAACAAGAAATAAATGTtagataataaaaaacagatataAACACTTTTTCTACATGTGTCATGTCTTACTTCTGGAAACTTTTAATTggtcacaagataaatatgAGGAGTTTGCAAGATTATTAATAGGCTAGAAAAGTTAGCCTAAAACGTTAAGTTGTGTTATCTCTTGGGTCCTCACCTTCTATGCAAATAAGACAAAAATTTAGAGGTGAAAACTAACTCATAGACTTCTCACACTGTGATCATACTGTAATCCATGCATGTGAGTAATAATTCTTCAACTGACAAGTCATATGCATGTATTTGTCCAAATTTAGGCATTTATAGTACATGTATGATGattcatatacatatacagtgtacaCACCACCAGTAAACATGTCTTCTGACAGAAGCAAATATCTAAAGCACACAGGTGGAATGAATTCTgaccaatttaaaaatgtaacccCCTTTTAAAAGGTCATGTTCTTATTACCTCAATTTGAAAACAGAGCACACTGGCGCCATCTTGTGTCAGAaataagtaacattttaaaatatatatttaaagttgacattttacaaCTCCTGTGTAAAGCAGATTTCACACATCACTGATAGCAGATAACCATGGAGAAAGAAACATCCTTGAATGATGTCACATACAATTTGGCCTTTATTAGtgataatgtgacattttagtCGCATGTTAATGCAGGTAAATGCAAGAACGGCTGTTGGTGCTTTCAAAGACACAAAGATGCATCAAAGATAATCTAAGAGCTGTTTTTACTCtacagaattacattttcaagtgaGTGTGTTTACTTTCTGACTTCAGGCTTTGCACCATCCAAACAATATCCATCCAAATCCTCTTCTGTCATTACCTTTCTTTAAAGGCACTTATCCTCAAATTTCTTATGGTAACaattaaaaatctgaaaatatcaaaaatatcCACCATAACAtgttatttagtcattttaagTGGAATAATTCTACTTTTTTGCAATGAAGATCATAGTTTTTTTCCGTATTAATCTGCCTTATCTAAAGAAAACTGTCCCTTTGGAGagataaaaataatgaaacaattaaaaaaaggataACACTTTTTTGCAGGAAAGCTAACCCATGTGCACCAAATAACTTGGATGGACATTTCTCAGCAACATGTTCTGTCATGTGAAAAAAGTTCAACGTGATACTGTGTCACTCACGGACGTTCTGTTCCAACTGCAAAACAAAGACTTTTGGGTCAGAAACCCCTGTGAAGCACAACAACATCTGCACTCTGCTTCAAATCGAGATCAAACCTCCCTCTGAGAGTTCCTGCCCTCACACTGTAATTGGCTGATGGATCCAAAACTT
This genomic window from Enoplosus armatus isolate fEnoArm2 chromosome 24, fEnoArm2.hap1, whole genome shotgun sequence contains:
- the stat1a gene encoding signal transducer and activator of transcription 1a isoform X1 — translated: MAQWCQLQMLDCKYLEQVDQLYDDSFPMDIRQYLSRWIESIDWDTVAFQDSLATVRFHDLLAQLDDQHSRFALENNFLLQHNIRKIKRNLQDRFQEDPVHMAMIISRNLKEEQKILATAKSAEQEGEVTVSAMVVEKQKLDNKVKEMKDRVQMADQNIKNLEDLQDEYDFKINTLKNRENEMNGMTPKELEKERMTVGRMGFDLKAKRQDVVIQLTDLLNVSQALLSDLISEELPEWKQRQQIACIGGPPNACVDQLQNWFTAVAESLQQVRQHLKKLQELEQKFTYDSDPITQKKAFLEARALELLKNLLSNSLVVERQPCMPTHPQRPLVLKTGVQFTVKLRFLVKLQEFNYQLKVKAVFDKDVTEKKGFRKFNILGTNTKVMNMEESNGSLAAEFRHLQLKEQKVAGNRTNEGPLIVTEELHSLSFESELQLNQSGLNIKLEAMSLPVVVISNVCQLPSGWASILWYNMLTTEPKNLKFFLTPPPAKWSQLSEVLSWQFSSVTKRGLNQEQLNMLADKLLGAKAQRNPEGQIPWTKFCKQSANEKAFPFWLWIEGILDVIKRHLLSLWNDGSIMGFISKEREKALLSDKCPGTFLLRFSESSREGAITFTWIEHDVHDKPLFHSVEPYTKKELSAVSLPDIIRTYKVMAAENIPENPLRFLYPNIPKDKAFGKYYPKPTETSEPMDCENPERTGYMKTELISVSEVHPSRLQDNMMPMSPDDYKALSQYVSPRDIDAVTINLISGLGEFDVQVDAGLICCCTLNTGAYHYTNCCGFPSTDTIICSILHYST